Proteins encoded within one genomic window of Saccharopolyspora pogona:
- a CDS encoding protein phosphatase 2C domain-containing protein: MNHATIATPGRANEDYLAAGPDWAFVLDGATAPSGVDSGCSHDVPWLVRRLGGELALRLAVSGGTAAEVLAEAIRATCAAHADTCDLQNPSSPSATAALLRLRGDDLEYLVLADSPIVLDVAGEPRPIIDDRLEHLPSYTVEAVCDERNRPGGFWVASTKPEAAHEAVHGVVPAADVRRAVLLTDGASRYVERFGLGDWGDLLDLVQHTGPAELLRRVRAAEAAETPDERRRHRGKPHDDATAVFLGF; the protein is encoded by the coding sequence GTGAACCACGCGACGATCGCCACGCCGGGGCGGGCGAACGAGGATTACCTGGCCGCCGGACCGGATTGGGCGTTCGTCCTCGACGGCGCGACCGCTCCGTCCGGTGTGGACAGTGGTTGTTCACACGACGTGCCCTGGTTGGTGCGTCGCCTAGGCGGTGAGCTGGCGCTGCGGCTCGCGGTGTCGGGTGGAACCGCTGCGGAGGTCCTCGCCGAAGCGATCCGGGCGACCTGTGCCGCGCACGCAGACACCTGCGACCTGCAGAACCCTTCGAGCCCCTCGGCGACCGCGGCGCTGCTGAGGCTGCGCGGCGACGACCTGGAGTACCTGGTGCTCGCCGACAGCCCGATCGTGCTCGACGTGGCGGGCGAGCCCAGGCCGATCATCGACGACCGGCTCGAACACCTGCCCAGCTACACGGTCGAGGCGGTCTGCGACGAGCGGAACCGGCCGGGCGGCTTCTGGGTCGCCAGTACGAAGCCCGAAGCGGCGCACGAGGCGGTGCACGGAGTGGTCCCGGCGGCGGATGTCCGCCGGGCGGTGCTGCTGACCGACGGCGCGTCCCGCTACGTGGAGCGGTTCGGCCTGGGCGACTGGGGCGATCTGCTGGATCTCGTGCAGCACACCGGCCCCGCCGAACTTCTCCGCCGCGTGCGAGCGGCGGAAGCCGCCGAAACCCCGGACGAACGCCGCCGGCACCGGGGAAAACCCCACGACGACGCCACGGCGGTGTTCCTCGGGTTCTAG
- a CDS encoding Crp/Fnr family transcriptional regulator yields the protein MHYQADNSLRGFRGLLGERRWAALVETGALRSYRPGAFVLRQGERGGSLFAVTSGRVKVLANERNGSEVLLSLRGSGDLVGEMAAKSDARRTATVQALDHCTARFLFRPAFDRFLLEQDAHAEFADYLVAKLSETVPYQIHQVHFSPRQRLARLLLEVVRLADPNHPDHRRVPFSQDGLASALGLARSTVAEQLGVLRSDGVLGPGPRIVVVDVRALAGLAGVITRQ from the coding sequence GTGCACTACCAAGCAGACAACTCGCTACGAGGATTTCGCGGATTGCTGGGCGAACGGCGCTGGGCCGCTCTGGTGGAAACGGGCGCGCTGCGCAGCTATCGCCCTGGGGCGTTCGTTCTCCGGCAAGGGGAGCGCGGCGGTTCCTTGTTCGCGGTGACCAGTGGCCGGGTGAAGGTGCTTGCCAACGAACGGAACGGCTCGGAAGTGCTGCTGTCGCTGCGGGGGTCGGGCGACCTCGTCGGGGAGATGGCGGCAAAGTCCGACGCCCGCCGGACCGCCACAGTGCAGGCGTTGGACCACTGCACAGCCCGTTTCCTGTTCAGGCCGGCCTTCGACCGGTTCCTGCTCGAACAGGACGCGCACGCGGAGTTCGCAGATTACCTCGTGGCGAAGCTGTCCGAGACAGTCCCGTATCAAATCCATCAGGTGCACTTCAGTCCGAGGCAACGCCTTGCGCGGCTGTTGTTGGAAGTGGTGCGCCTGGCTGATCCGAACCATCCGGACCACCGGCGGGTGCCTTTCTCCCAGGACGGGTTGGCCAGTGCATTGGGGCTCGCGCGCAGCACCGTCGCCGAGCAGCTCGGTGTCCTGCGATCCGACGGAGTCCTTGGTCCCGGGCCGCGCATCGTCGTCGTTGACGTGCGAGCGCTCGCCGGGCTGGCGGGCGTCATCACTCGTCAGTGA
- a CDS encoding Pycsar system effector family protein translates to MALALRAKRYTLGVMTSGEDAWKALQHINDLIKVADTKAAAMLAAGGVLGGILLRTLPAQQRWLVEWLHVGLLLISIGSVSASILFALMVFVPRLRTDASRSILFFDNIASRYAKAADFVPVCRRTLGDTARLEASLAEQIWATSRIAQRKFRNVTPAIWLFGIALITALLAGLVKG, encoded by the coding sequence ATGGCGTTGGCGCTACGGGCAAAACGCTACACACTCGGTGTCATGACCTCCGGCGAAGATGCATGGAAGGCACTTCAGCATATTAACGACTTGATCAAGGTCGCGGACACCAAAGCCGCAGCGATGCTAGCCGCAGGCGGAGTACTCGGCGGAATACTGCTTCGCACGCTACCCGCACAGCAGCGCTGGCTTGTGGAATGGCTGCACGTCGGGCTTCTGCTGATCAGCATCGGATCGGTCAGCGCGAGCATCCTGTTCGCGCTGATGGTCTTCGTCCCCCGGCTTCGCACTGATGCATCGCGTTCCATCCTGTTCTTCGACAACATCGCCAGTCGGTATGCGAAAGCGGCAGACTTCGTGCCGGTCTGCCGCAGAACTCTTGGCGACACAGCCCGGTTGGAAGCTTCCCTGGCTGAACAAATTTGGGCCACGAGTCGCATCGCACAACGCAAGTTCCGGAACGTGACACCCGCGATCTGGCTGTTCGGAATTGCCTTGATCACTGCCCTGTTGGCGGGCTTGGTGAAAGGCTGA